GACGCCCTTGGCGGTGCGGCGGCCGGTGGACATGAGCCGCCCGTCGGCCAGCACGACGTCCAGTCCGAGGACGTACTCGGCGGTGACCCCGTACTTCACGCAGCACAGGCCGCCCGAGGCCGTGCCGATGTTGCCGCCGATGGTGCACATCTCCCAGCTGGAGGGGTCCGGCGGGTAGTACAGGCCGTGTTCGCCGACGGCCCGGGACAGGGCGGCGTTGATCACGCCGGGCTCGACGACGGCGATGCGGTCGACCGGGTTGATCTCCAGGATCCGGTCCATCTTGGTCAGGGAGAGCACGATGCAGCCGTCGGAGGCGTTCGCGGCGCCGGACAGTCCGGTGCGGGCGCCCTGCGGGACGACCGGGACGCGCAGGGCGGTGGCGGTGCGCATCACGTGCTGGACCTGCTCGACCGTGCGGGGCAGGACGACCGCGGCCGGGGCGCCGGCCGGGCAGAAGCTCGCCATGTCGTGGGCGTAGGAGGCCGTGACGTCGGCGTCGGTGAGCACGGCCTCGGCGGGCAGGCCGCCGAGCAGGAGATCGACGAGGTTGCCGGTCGCTGCGGAGTCTGCGCCTTCGGAGCTGGGCGCTTCGATACGGCTCATGATCACAGGTTCGCACCCGGGGCCATCGGTGTGAACCCCGTCGGCGCCACCCTTCGCCTGCCCGGGTGTGGTCGTCGTACTGACGCACAGTGAGCGCCATGGAGAACCAGCAGGAGGGTCCCCGGCGGCAGCAGAGCAGCCCGAAGGGCCGCTTGCGGACCCGGCGGGTGGCGCTGGCCTGCGTCGCGGGGGGTGCCGTGCTCGGCGGGGTGCTGGTGCTGCTGCCGTGGGAGCGGTCCGCCGAGCCCGCTCAGCCGTCGCCGGGAGCGCCGGCCATGGCGGCGGTCACCGCCGGGGTGCCGGCCGCGCTGCCCGACCTGGCGGAGCTGATCGACGAGCGGGAGAAGCGGCTGCGGACCCATCCGCGGGACGCGCGGTCCTGGGCGGTGCTCGGGGCGGCCTATGTGGAGCAAGGGCGGCGGCTGGCGGACCCGGCGTACTACCCGCGTGCCGAGAAGGCGTTGCGTACGTCGCTGAAGGTGCGGCCGGAGCGGAACACGCGGGCCCTGGCCGGACTGGCCGCGCTGGCCGACGCGCGCCGGGACTTCGCCGCCGCGCGCCGCTGGGGCGAGGCGGCGCTGAAGCTGGAGCCCCGGCGGTGGGCGACGTATCCGCTGCTCATCGACGCCTACACCGGGCTCGGTGAGCACGCGGCGGCCAAACGGACGCTGGACCGGCTGACGGAGCTGCGCTCCGGCCCCGCCGTACTGGCGCGGGCCGCCGCCGTCTACCGGGACCAGGGTTGGAGGGAGGACGCGGCGGCCTCGCTGGCGGACGCGGCGGCGGCCGCGCGGGCACCGGCCGAGCGGGCGGCCTACCTGGAGCGGGCCGGGCAGCTGGCCTGGGAACGCGGGGACCTCCAGGACGCGCTGCGGCACTTCCGGGAAGCGGTGCGCCTCGACCCGGACCAGCGGGCCGCGCAGGCCGGGCAGGCCAGGACGCTTGCGGCCCTGGGCCGGACGACGGCGGCGCTGAGCGCCTACCGGGTGGCGCTCACCAAGCAGCCCTGCCCCCGGTACGCCCTGGAGCTGGGCGAGTTGTACGAGTCGCTGGGGATGCAGGAGGCGGCCCGGGTGCAGTACGACCTGCTGCGCGAGCGGGTGCGGGCCGCCGCCGCGGGCGGGGCCGACGAGGAGCTGGTGCTGGGG
The genomic region above belongs to Streptomyces coeruleorubidus and contains:
- a CDS encoding tetratricopeptide repeat protein, producing the protein MENQQEGPRRQQSSPKGRLRTRRVALACVAGGAVLGGVLVLLPWERSAEPAQPSPGAPAMAAVTAGVPAALPDLAELIDEREKRLRTHPRDARSWAVLGAAYVEQGRRLADPAYYPRAEKALRTSLKVRPERNTRALAGLAALADARRDFAAARRWGEAALKLEPRRWATYPLLIDAYTGLGEHAAAKRTLDRLTELRSGPAVLARAAAVYRDQGWREDAAASLADAAAAARAPAERAAYLERAGQLAWERGDLQDALRHFREAVRLDPDQRAAQAGQARTLAALGRTTAALSAYRVALTKQPCPRYALELGELYESLGMQEAARVQYDLLRERVRAAAAGGADEELVLGQFEADHGDPREAVRRLRAEWRRQPGTEVADALGWALHRAGRHEEALRFAVRATEGEHGGGVRSAAYAYHRGMIERELERYGAARRHLAEALRINPYFSPLRVPAARAALEALGEPPDERVPEMGGEPG